A single genomic interval of Spirosoma linguale DSM 74 harbors:
- a CDS encoding protease Do (KEGG: pau:PA14_54390 serine protease MucD precursor~TIGRFAM: protease Do~PFAM: peptidase S1 and S6 chymotrypsin/Hap; PDZ/DHR/GLGF domain protein~SMART: PDZ/DHR/GLGF domain protein), which produces MKSNWKLLALMALLSSVVTLAAYNLLGFNNRDVILNEASPIQQITGRLASMPGGPSAAPGDFSTAAEAVTPMVVHIRTTMTRTVRQQQVPDIFREFFGDEFGGGQRQPRRQQGQASGSGVIISKDGYIVTNNHVVQDADEVEVIMTDKRSFKAKVIGTDPLTDLAVIKVEANNLPAITLGDSDALKLGEWVLAVGYPLDLESTVTAGIVSAKGRRIGILDQNISKTDAKPDSPVEAFIQTDAAINPGNSGGALVNLRGELVGINSAIASATGYYSGYGFAVPVSLVKKVSADLLKYGNVQRGYIGILPIELNSTVAKEKGAKIGRGIYVESVVEKGAAEAAGLKKGDVIVKMEGQPLDSDAQMREIIGRRRPGDVVNVTVNRDGTERDFKVELRNRNGGRDVIKKSDITAANTSLSTLGASFEELSAQEAKQLGVTGGVRVKKITDGKLAETDIEEGFIIVKANGKNVKTTKDLQAIMSTVKEGEGLMLIGMYPNSSRMYYYAVPV; this is translated from the coding sequence ATGAAAAGCAACTGGAAATTATTAGCGTTGATGGCACTCCTGTCGAGTGTAGTAACGCTGGCCGCTTACAACCTGTTGGGATTCAACAACCGGGATGTAATTCTTAACGAAGCGTCGCCCATTCAGCAGATTACGGGCCGTCTGGCATCTATGCCCGGTGGACCGAGCGCTGCACCCGGCGACTTCTCTACGGCTGCCGAAGCCGTAACACCAATGGTTGTACACATTCGCACAACCATGACCCGTACTGTACGTCAGCAACAGGTTCCCGACATTTTCCGGGAGTTCTTTGGCGATGAATTTGGTGGTGGTCAGCGGCAGCCCCGCCGTCAGCAGGGTCAGGCATCTGGCTCGGGCGTAATCATCAGCAAAGACGGTTATATCGTAACCAATAACCACGTGGTACAGGATGCCGATGAGGTTGAGGTTATCATGACCGACAAACGCAGCTTTAAAGCGAAAGTAATCGGTACCGACCCATTGACCGACCTGGCCGTTATTAAAGTAGAAGCCAACAATCTGCCAGCTATTACGCTGGGTGATTCCGACGCTCTGAAATTAGGCGAATGGGTTTTGGCCGTTGGTTACCCACTTGATCTCGAATCGACCGTTACGGCCGGTATCGTGAGCGCAAAAGGTCGCCGGATTGGTATCCTCGACCAGAACATTAGCAAAACGGATGCGAAGCCTGATTCGCCGGTTGAAGCTTTCATCCAGACGGATGCTGCCATCAACCCTGGTAACTCAGGTGGTGCGCTGGTTAACCTGCGTGGCGAATTAGTCGGTATTAACTCGGCTATTGCTTCGGCAACGGGCTATTACAGCGGTTATGGCTTTGCGGTACCTGTATCGCTCGTGAAGAAAGTATCTGCCGACCTGCTCAAATATGGTAACGTACAACGCGGTTATATCGGCATTCTGCCAATTGAACTGAACAGCACGGTAGCTAAAGAGAAAGGTGCGAAAATTGGTCGTGGCATCTACGTCGAGAGCGTTGTTGAAAAAGGTGCAGCTGAAGCCGCTGGTCTGAAAAAGGGTGACGTCATCGTGAAAATGGAAGGCCAGCCGCTTGATTCAGATGCGCAAATGCGTGAAATCATCGGTCGTCGTCGTCCGGGCGATGTGGTTAATGTAACGGTTAACCGGGATGGTACCGAGCGTGACTTTAAAGTCGAACTTCGTAACCGTAATGGTGGCCGGGATGTGATCAAGAAATCGGACATTACCGCAGCCAATACCTCATTAAGTACGCTGGGTGCCAGCTTTGAAGAGCTATCAGCTCAGGAAGCAAAACAGCTTGGTGTTACCGGCGGGGTTCGGGTCAAAAAAATTACTGATGGTAAGCTGGCCGAAACTGATATTGAGGAAGGCTTCATTATCGTAAAGGCAAACGGTAAGAACGTCAAAACGACGAAAGACCTGCAAGCCATCATGTCGACCGTTAAAGAAGGCGAAGGCCTGATGCTGATCGGCATGTATCCCAACAGCTCACGGATGTACTACTACGCCGTTCCGGTGTAA
- a CDS encoding UDP-N-acetylenolpyruvoylglucosamine reductase (KEGG: avn:Avin_14800 UDP-N- acetylenolpyruvoylglucosamine reductase~TIGRFAM: UDP-N-acetylenolpyruvoylglucosamine reductase~PFAM: UDP-N-acetylenolpyruvoylglucosamine reductase domain protein; FAD linked oxidase domain protein): MLNLQSHVSLKPYNTFGIDANARYWVEISHEEDLHTLLQLTEFIDQPKLILGGGSNVLLRHDFSGLVVKINIQGIEVVREDDTHVYLTAGAGVSWHELVQFCVRQGYAGMENLSLIPGTVGAAPMQNIGAYGVELEQVFESLTAVHIRTGERKTFTHADCAFGYRESVFKRELKGQYIITSVTFQLNKQPTFHTRYGAIQETLAEMGVSDDSLSIKAISEAVIRIRRSKLPDPAQIGNAGSFFKNPEIPKAQFDALKTEFPDLPGYPMGDDVVKIPAGWLIEQAGWKGYRSGDAGVHTKQALVLVNYGNATGDDILALAKQIQESVQAKFGVTITPEVNVI; the protein is encoded by the coding sequence ATGCTAAATTTACAAAGCCACGTATCGCTCAAACCTTACAATACATTCGGAATTGATGCCAACGCGCGGTATTGGGTTGAGATTAGTCATGAGGAAGACCTCCATACCTTACTTCAGTTAACTGAATTTATTGATCAGCCCAAACTAATTCTGGGTGGAGGCAGCAACGTTCTGCTGCGTCATGACTTCAGCGGGCTGGTCGTTAAAATTAATATTCAGGGTATTGAAGTTGTTCGTGAAGACGACACCCATGTTTATCTGACCGCCGGAGCGGGCGTTAGCTGGCACGAACTGGTGCAGTTTTGTGTCAGACAAGGCTACGCGGGCATGGAGAACCTATCCCTGATTCCTGGTACCGTTGGGGCAGCCCCAATGCAGAATATAGGTGCTTATGGTGTTGAGCTGGAGCAAGTGTTCGAATCGCTTACCGCCGTTCATATACGCACTGGTGAGCGAAAGACGTTTACCCATGCCGACTGTGCGTTTGGGTACCGCGAGAGTGTTTTCAAGCGGGAGTTAAAGGGCCAGTACATCATCACAAGTGTTACGTTTCAGCTCAACAAGCAACCAACGTTTCACACGCGGTATGGCGCTATTCAGGAAACACTGGCCGAAATGGGCGTATCAGACGATTCCCTATCCATCAAAGCCATTAGTGAAGCCGTTATTCGTATCCGGCGAAGCAAACTACCCGATCCGGCACAAATTGGCAATGCGGGGAGCTTTTTCAAAAACCCAGAAATTCCCAAAGCCCAATTTGATGCGCTAAAGACTGAATTTCCAGACCTGCCAGGCTACCCGATGGGCGACGATGTTGTGAAAATTCCGGCGGGCTGGCTCATTGAACAGGCTGGCTGGAAAGGCTACCGTTCCGGCGATGCGGGCGTTCATACCAAACAGGCGCTCGTATTGGTCAACTATGGTAATGCCACCGGCGATGATATTCTGGCGCTTGCCAAACAAATACAGGAATCTGTACAGGCCAAATTTGGTGTAACGATTACGCCTGAGGTCAATGTAATTTAG
- a CDS encoding Sporulation domain protein (PFAM: Sporulation domain protein) has translation MKGEIGGVLILGLLVMTGCASNRTVTSGRAAVDYNSYNEDLASVRPVYRPMPVASGNTTAPTTSTTSAPAARKPESRKPAAPIEAMHINRRLDMVLDTIATQNRSIRYAPGFRIQVYVGTQRQEVDAIRQLITQNFPELNPYLSYNQPTYRLKIGDFMRRMDAERYYSLVKRMIESAQLQADKVDIRRSLSIK, from the coding sequence ATGAAGGGTGAAATTGGCGGTGTACTTATTTTAGGCTTGCTGGTAATGACAGGCTGTGCCAGCAACCGTACCGTTACCTCGGGCCGGGCTGCGGTTGATTACAATAGTTATAACGAAGATTTAGCGTCGGTACGCCCTGTTTATCGGCCTATGCCAGTCGCTTCCGGTAATACAACCGCACCAACAACATCTACAACGTCGGCACCGGCTGCCCGTAAACCAGAAAGCCGCAAACCCGCTGCGCCTATTGAGGCCATGCATATTAACCGGCGGCTCGATATGGTACTCGATACCATTGCCACGCAGAATCGATCGATACGTTACGCACCCGGCTTTCGCATTCAGGTATACGTAGGCACGCAACGCCAGGAAGTGGATGCCATCCGGCAGCTTATCACGCAGAATTTTCCCGAGCTGAATCCCTATCTGAGTTATAACCAGCCTACCTACCGGCTGAAAATTGGTGACTTCATGCGTCGTATGGATGCCGAGCGCTATTATTCTTTAGTTAAACGGATGATTGAGTCTGCTCAACTTCAAGCGGATAAAGTTGACATACGCCGAAGCCTGTCGATAAAATAA
- a CDS encoding GDP-mannose 4,6-dehydratase (TIGRFAM: GDP-mannose 4,6-dehydratase~PFAM: NAD-dependent epimerase/dehydratase; dTDP-4- dehydrorhamnose reductase~KEGG: mpt:Mpe_A2731 GDP-mannose 4,6-dehydratase): protein MKKALITGVTGQDGAYLAELLLEKGYEVHGIKRRSSLFNTQRIDHMYEDPHEKNVHFKLHYGDLSDSTNIIRIIQEIQPDEIYNLGAMSHVRVSFDEPEYTAQVDGIGTLRILEAVRLLGLTEKTRIYQASTSELYGGVQGHAQSETTPFYPRSPYAVAKLYGYWITVNYREAYNMYACNGILFNHESPLRGETFVTRKITRAVSRIGLGLQDKVYLGNLDSLRDWGHAKDYVEAMYLILQQEKPEDFVIATGVTTSVRDFVRMSFAEIGVELEFTGEGVAEVGTVVSSTNPDFPVEVGKAVVCIDPRYFRPTEVDLLLGDPTKAMTKLNWKPKYDLPALVKDMMSADIDLFRRDQLLAKSGHQVLNYFE, encoded by the coding sequence ATGAAAAAAGCGTTGATTACCGGAGTTACCGGACAAGATGGGGCTTATTTGGCCGAGTTACTGTTAGAAAAAGGATATGAAGTGCACGGCATTAAACGCCGTAGTTCACTTTTTAATACACAAAGAATCGATCATATGTATGAAGACCCGCACGAAAAAAACGTGCACTTTAAACTTCATTACGGTGATCTGTCCGATTCGACCAATATTATTCGAATCATTCAAGAGATACAGCCCGACGAAATCTATAACCTCGGTGCTATGTCGCACGTGCGGGTTAGCTTCGATGAGCCGGAGTACACGGCTCAGGTAGATGGTATCGGTACGTTGCGTATTCTGGAGGCCGTTCGACTACTGGGCCTGACCGAAAAGACCCGTATTTATCAGGCATCTACTTCTGAACTTTACGGTGGCGTTCAGGGCCATGCTCAATCTGAAACAACTCCTTTCTATCCCCGTTCTCCCTATGCCGTGGCAAAGCTTTATGGCTACTGGATTACGGTCAACTACCGGGAAGCTTACAACATGTACGCCTGTAATGGTATCCTGTTCAACCACGAGTCACCATTACGGGGCGAAACGTTCGTAACGCGTAAAATAACCCGGGCTGTGTCACGTATTGGACTGGGCCTTCAGGATAAAGTGTACCTGGGTAACCTGGATTCCCTGCGCGACTGGGGCCATGCCAAAGATTATGTAGAAGCTATGTACCTGATCCTTCAGCAGGAGAAGCCGGAAGATTTCGTCATTGCGACGGGTGTAACAACCAGCGTTCGGGATTTTGTCCGGATGTCATTCGCTGAAATTGGGGTAGAGCTGGAGTTTACGGGCGAAGGTGTTGCCGAAGTAGGTACCGTCGTTAGTTCGACAAATCCGGATTTCCCCGTTGAAGTTGGCAAGGCCGTTGTTTGTATCGATCCACGTTATTTCCGCCCAACCGAAGTTGACTTGCTGCTGGGTGATCCAACCAAGGCAATGACCAAATTGAACTGGAAACCTAAATACGACCTTCCGGCGCTGGTAAAAGATATGATGAGCGCTGATATTGATCTGTTCCGTCGTGATCAGCTCCTCGCTAAGAGCGGCCACCAGGTATTGAATTACTTTGAGTAA